One genomic window of Medicago truncatula cultivar Jemalong A17 chromosome 1, MtrunA17r5.0-ANR, whole genome shotgun sequence includes the following:
- the LOC25484564 gene encoding metal-nicotianamine transporter YSL1: protein MISPSSPLNINMEFGEKKMEIERDINQNMEERLPVIGAEVIQSDEHWTEHITVRGLFVSMMIGIIYSIIAMKLNLTTGMVPNLNVSAALLAFVFVRSWTKVLEKAGFVSKPFSRQENTIIQTCAVACYSIAVSGGFASYLLGLNRKTYILSGVGTEGNNPSAVKEPAFGWMSGFLFVVCFVGLFVLIPLRKVLIVDLNLPYPSGFATAVLINGFHTQDDKMAKKQVHGFMKYFSISFLWGFFKWFFSGKEDCGFEQFPTFGLQAWKNTFYFDFSTTFVGAGMICSHLVNLSLLLGAVLSYGVMYPLVDRRKGNWFPENLEETNMKGLYGYKVFLSIALILGDGVYTFTKILVSTVLGVHERIKSKNHKKELAADDLHGNPTGDLKPAQTFLKESIPMWIGVVGYGVFTTISIIIIPRMFPQLKWYYVIVAYVFAPSLAFCNAFGAGLTDINMAYNYGKVALFLLATVTGKENGVVAALVGCGLIKSVISVSCNLMQDFKTAHCTRTSPRAMFVCQVVGTAMGCICCPLSFFLFYKAFDVGNPHGEFKAPYALIYRNMAVIGVQGFSALPRHCLQLCFGFFAFAIGTNMLRDFSPKKIGKWMPLPMVMAVPFLVGAYFAIDMCTGSLVVFVLHKLNSKKAELMVPAIASGLICGEGLWTLPAAILALAKINPPICMKFVTS from the exons ATGATTTCTCCATCAAGTCCACTAAACATCAACATGGAATTTGGTgagaaaaaaatggaaattgaaAGAGATATTAATCAGAATATGGAAGAAAGGTTGCCAGTTATAGGAGCTGAAGTAATCCAATCCGATGAACATTGGACAGAACACATAACAGTGAGAGGATTGTTTGTGAGTATGATGATTGGAATAATATATAGTATAATAGCAATGAAGCTGAACCTTACAACAGGAATGGTTCCAAATTTGAATGTCTCTGCTGCTTTACTTGCTTTTGTGTTTGTAAGAAGTTGGACTAAAGTGCTAGAAAAAGCTGGCTTTGTTTCTAAGCCATTCTCTCGCCAAGAAAATACCATCATTCAGACTTGTGCTGTTGCTTGCTATAGCATTGCTGTTAGTG GAGGATTTGCTTCTTATCTGTTGGGATTAAACAGGAAGACATATATATTGTCTGGAGTAGGCACTGAGGGTAACAACCCAAGCGCAGTTAAAGAACCTGCATTTGGTTGGATGTCTGgcttcctttttgttgtttGCTTTGTTGGACTCTTTGTCTTAATTCCACTCAGAAAG GTCTTGATAGTTGACCTCAATTTACCTTATCCAAGTGGTTTTGCAACAGCGGTTCTCATCAATGGTTTTCACACACAGGATGATAAAATGGCCAA GAAGCAAGTGCATGGGTTCATGAAGTATTTTTCTATCAGTTTCTTATGGGGTTTCTTTAAGTGGTTTTTCTCAGGCAAAGAAGACTGTGGATTTGAACAGTTTCCAACCTTTGGATTGCAAGCTTGGAAGAACAC ATTTTATTTCGATTTTAGCACGACTTTTGTGGGAGCAGGAATGATATGTTCCCACCTTGTGAACTTGTCTCTGCTCCTTGGAGCTGTGCTCTCTTATGGAGTTATGTATCCGCTCGTCGATCGGCGTAAAGGAAACTGGTTCCCTGAAAACTTAGAAGAAACTAACATGAAGGGTTTATATGGTTATAAGGTTTTTCTATCAATTGCTCTAATCCTTGGTGATGGCGTATATACTTTCACCAAGATTCTAGTTTCAACTGTCCTTGGCGTACATGAAAGAATCAAGAGCAAGAACCATAAAAAGG AATTAGCTGCTGATGATCTGCACGGGAATCCAACTGGTGACCTTAAACCAGCTCAAACATTTTTGAAGGAGAGCATTCCAATGTGGATCGGGGTAGTTGGATATGGCGTTTTCACAACTATTTCGATAATTATAATCCCGCGCATGTTTCCCCAGCTGAAATGGTACTATGTCATTGTTGCTTACGTATTCGCTCCATCTCTTGCATTCTGCAATGCTTTTGGAGCCGGTCTCACTGATATAAACATGGCATATAACTACGGGAAAGTTGCACTATTTTTGCTGGCAACTGTGACAGGAAAAGAAAATGGTGTAGTGGCAGCACTTGTTGGATGTGGTCTCATTAAATCCGTGATCTCGGTGTCTTGCAATCTGATGCAAGATTTCAAAACTGCTCATTGCACACGCACCTCTCCCAGGGCGATGTTTGTATGCCAAGTAGTTGGCACCGCGATGGGGTGTATATGCTGTCCTCTGAGCTTCTTCCTATTCTACAAGGCATTTGATGTGGGAAACCCACATGGAGAATTCAAAGCCCCTTATGCACTAATTTACAGAAACATGGCAGTTATAGGGGTTCAAGGTTTCTCAGCACTACCTCGACATTGCTTGCAACTTTGTTTTGGGTTCTTTGCTTTTGCAATAGGAACAAACATGTTAAGagatttttcacccaaaaagaTTGGGAAATGGATGCCATTACCGATGGTCATGGCCGTACCGTTTCTGGTAGGGGCATACTTTGCAATTGATATGTGCACGGGTAGTTTGGTTGTGTTCGTGTTGCACAAGCTTAACTCCAAGAAAGCAGAGTTGATGGTTCCAGCAATTGCCTCTGGACTAATTTGCGGGGAAGGACTATGGACTCTTCCTGCTGCTATTCTTGCTCTAGCGAAAATTAATCCGCCTATCTGCATGAAATTTGTTACTTCATAA